The Polyangium aurulentum genomic interval GGTCACGAGGTGCCCGTAATAGATCACGGCCGCGTCGAGGTCGGGCTCGTTCAGCGCGAGCTTCAACGACCACGCGCCGCCGAAGCACCAGCCGATGGAGCCCGTCTTGCTCGCCTTGACGCGCGGGTCTTTCTCCAGGAAATCGTGCGCCGCGAGCACCGTCGCCAGCGCCTTCTTTTCGTCGACCGCCTTCATCGCCGCCATCGCCTCGTCGGGCGTGGTCGCCGCCTTGCCGCCATAAAGATCGACCGCGAGCGCCGCGTAGCCGTCCTCGGCCAGGCGATCGGTCCAGTGGCGGATGTTGTCGTTGAGCCCCCACCATTCGTGAATCACGACGAGCGCGGGCAAGGGCGCCCCTTTGCCCTCGGGCAGGCTCAGATACATCGCCGTGCCCTCGATCTCCACCTTTTGCCCGCGGCCCGGCGGCACTTTCTCGGGCGAGAGCTGGTGCAGCGCCTTGAAAGCCTCCTCCGACAGCATCCCCGTGTGCGGGCTCGGCGCCCCCTTCGCGCCCTGATCGGCCGGCGCGGCGTCCGCGGTCTTCGACGACGCCGGGTCCTGGACCGGCGTCTCCCCGCCGCCGCACGCGGCCGACACGAGCACCGAAAGGGCCGCCGCGAGGCGGAAGGTCGTTCGCTGAGAAAGACGCTGGGACATGGCAAACCTCCTTGGGCGGCGCACTCTACACCAATCATCTCGTTCTGCTATCGGAGGTTTTCCGGTATCGTCTAGGACATGCCCGCGCGCCCCGCCGCCCTCTTGCTCGCCGCCGCGCTCCTGCTTTCGGCCGCCTCCGCCCGCGCCGATCGCGCCCTTTTGCCGCCGAGCCTCGTCGCGCTCGACTCGCCCGAGGGCCAGCGCCTCCTCGTCGGGGCCTCCGCGCGCGAGGACTTCTTCCACCTCGTCCACACCTACGTCTCGCAGGAGCGCCCCTCTTACTGCGGCGTCGCGAGCTGCGTCACGGTCCTCAACGCGCTGCCCATCGCCGCGCCCGAACCGGCCTTCAATCAGGTCAACTTCTTCAATCCCGCAGCCCAGCGCATTCGCTCCGCCGAGGACGTCGGCCGCGGCGGCATGGCCCTCGACGACCTCGGCGACCTTTTGCGCGCGCACCCGGTCGAGGTGAAGGTCGTCCACGCGAGCGACACGACGCTCGAGGATTTCCGCGCCGCCGTCTCGAAGAACCTCGGCAACGCCAACGATTACGTCATCGTCAACTACGAGCGCTCCGAGGTCGGCCAGGAGTCGCTCGGCCACATCTCCCCGCTCGCCGCATACGACGCGCCCTCCGACCGCTTCCTGCTCCTCGACGTCGCCCGCTACAAATACCCGCCCGTCTGGGTCCCCGCCGCGGATCTCTTCCGCGCCATGCGCACGACCGACCCGACCACCGGCCAATCACGCGGGTTCGTCCTGGTCTCCCCCGCCCCCGACGCCACTCCCCCGCCGCCCGCGAAGAAGCCGATGAGCCCGCTCGTTTTCATTGCAGGTGCCGCCCTGGGCATCGCCTTTCTGCTCGGCGCGGGCGCGGGCGCGGGCGTCGCGACGTGGCGACTTCGCAGGACGAGCAGGAGAGCACGGGCGGACGCCTGAACGCGCGCCCCCCTCGCGTGAGCCTCGCACTTTCTTGGAACTTCGGCGTAAGATTCGCTGTCGGGGCTCGACATCGGACGACGCGGCGCACGCGCTGCGAGCGTCCGGTGACCAGACGTCCATTCGACCCCTGCATACGGAGGTTCTCATGCTCGAAGCGTTCAGGCTCGGTGGTTGGGGCATGTTCCCCACGCTCTTCTTCGGCGTCCTCTTCGTCACGGTGGCCATCGGCTACGCCCGAAACCCCGAGCGCGCGCGCCGAGTGCTCCTCTCGGTCCTGTCGCTTCTGACCTTGGCCGCCGGCGGCCTCGGATTCGTCACCGGCGCCATCGTGACCCTCACCTACGCGGCCGGAACGCCGAACCAGGACGCGGTCATCGCCATGGGCATCAGCGAGTCGCTGCACAACATCGCCCTCGCCCTGATCCTGGTCGTGCTGGGCGGCATCGCCACCGCCGTCGGCGCGTGGCGCGCCCAGCAGCAGCAGCAGAAGCCCTGATCAGAATCCGAGATTCATCACCGGCATGAAGGGCAGCCCGCCCCCCCTCGAGACGTTCACCAGCCCGAGCTGAACGCCGCGCAGCCGCTCCGTGTAATTCACGAGCCCCACCTGCACCCCGCGCACGAATTTCGTCTTGTTCACGACGCCGATCGACGCGCCGAACATCCGGTCGGAGAGGTTCGCCCCGCCAATCTGCACGCCGGTGACCTCTTCGGTGGTGTTGAAGAGGCCGGCCTGCAGCCCGGACATGTCCTCCTTGACGACGTTCCCGCCGCCGATCTGCGCTCCGGTGAAGTCGTCGCCCGTGTAGTTCGCGACGCCGATCTGCGCGACTCCCTTGAACTTGCGGCGCGCCCAGTTCGCGGGCGCGACCTGGAAGACGCCGTTGAAATCGTCGCGCACGTAGTTGAACAGGCCGCTCAACTGCATCACGCCCTTGAAGTGTTGCCCCACCCCGTTGAACAGCGGCGAGGCCTGCAAGATCCCGCGAAAATCCCTGTTCGCGTAGTTGCCGAGGCCCACCTGGGCAATGCCGCGGAAGTTGCCCCTCAGGATCACGTTCGCGCCGCCCCCCTGGACGAGGCCCACGAAGTCCTGCTGGAGGACGTTGATCAAGCCCGCCTGGGTGACCCCGTAAAACCCCTCCTCCGCGTAGCTCGCGAGCCCCACCTGCGCGATCCCCATGAACCTGCCGTCGATGCCGTTCAACACGCCGAGCTGAAGAACGCCGTGGAAATGCTTGCGGGTGATCGCATTGAACCCCCCGAGCTGAAGGACGCCGTAGAAGCTGCCACCCTCGATGCGGTTGTGCCCGCCGACCTGCGCGAGCCCCACGAAGCTCTGCGGGCCGCCGCGGCCCGGAAGGGAGCCCTCGTCCCAGTCGATCGCCTCGCCGATCTTGTTGTAGGCGCCAATCTGCAAGCCTCCCACGAAGACCTGCGCGGTGTTCACCGCGCCGAGCTGCAACAGGCCCACGAAGCGCTGCGCGTCGTTCCGCCAGACGGCGTATTGCAAGACGCCCGCGAAAAAGTCCGTGGTCACGTTGCGGTAGAGCGAGATCTGCCCGCCGCCGTAAAGCTCGTCGGCCACGTTGCGACCCAGCGCGAGCTGAAAGCCGCCGTGGAAGGTGTCCTCGATCTCCGTGTGGACGAGCCCGACCTGCGCGAGGCCCGCGAACGAGGCCGCCTCGCTGCCGAAGAAGCCGAATTGAAGCGGACCGTAGAACTCCTTCGCGCTGGCCGTCACGAGCCCGAGCTCGGCGATCCCTGCGAACATGTCCGCCTCGGGGAAGATGCCCGGCAGGAGCACGTAGCGGCGCGTCGGCTTGGGCGGCAAGGGCGGCGGGCGATAGGGCGGCGGGTGGTACGGCGAATGCGTGTACGGCGGCGTGACCGGCGGCTCGGAGGGCGTGTCGCCCGCGACCGGGACCGGCTCCCGAGGCACCCCGCCCTCGGTCGCGACGTCCTGAGCCCTCGCCTCGGCAGCGCCGCACAGCGAGAAGACGGCGAACGCCGCCGTGAGCACCCTGCCTGCCGGACGCTTCGATTCCATGTGGTTCGCCATCAACGCCTCGTTCGGCCGGAGCTTACAGGAAGCGCTTCGCCCCGATCCACGAACGTCGGTCCGGGCCGCGCATCGCTCCGCTCAGCGGCGTGACAGCTCGTAGACGAGCATCTCGCCGAGCATCTCGTCGTCGGTGTCGACCACGCGGAAGCCGAGCTTTTCGAGGATGCGCCGCGAAGCCGTGTGCCACGTGAACGTCGAGGCGCGGACGGCGCGCACGCGCGGATCGGTGAGCGCCCACGACACCGACACCGACACCGCCTCGAAGCCATAGCCCTGCCGCTGCGATTCTTCCTCGATGCCGTACGCGACCTCGACGACGCCCTTCGGATCGGGCCCGCCGTGGAAGACGACGCTGCCGATCACGCGCGGCGGATCCTCGCGCGAGATGGCCACGCGATCGCCCCAAAGGCGGTGCTCCGGATCGGCCCGCACGGCCTCGAGACGCGCGAGGAACGCGCGCTCGACCAGCGCGCGCCCAGGCCAGGCCGTGGGCATTTTCGCCCCGAGGATCGCCTCGGTGTCCGCGCGGCGGCCATCGAGCACGGCCTCGACCAGTTCCACCGTCATCGGGACCAACAAGAGGCGCGGGGTCTCGAGCCTGGGGCAGGTCACGAACAGAATGTCTCAGAGCTCCTCGCGCACGGCAAGCGAACGCGACCGACGCGGCGCGGCGCACGAGCGGCGCCATGAAGCTGACACTGTCACGTTCCGTATCGGAAAGGAATTCAATGCGGACGCTCGAAAAGCCCGAAGAAGCGCCCGGGTCTTGACAGCGGGCCGCCGTTGGCGTGGAACCAATGAACGGATCCCGAGTCCGATGGCCCCTTCGCAACACCCCCTCGCCCCTGGCGCGCTCGTCGCGCGCAGGTTCGCCGTCGAGGCGGTCGCTGGAAACGGCGGCATGGGGGAGGTCTACCGCGCGCTCGACCAGGAGAGCGGGCAGCGCGTCGCGCTCAAGCTGGTCCATTTGGACGCGAGCCCGCGCGACGTCGAGCGCTTCGCCCGCGAGGCGCGCATCCTTTCCGAGGTCCGCCACCCGCGCATCGTCGGGTACGTGGCGCACGGCGTGTGCGAGGACGGGCGCCCTTACTTGGTGATGCAATGGTTGGAGGGCGAAGATCTTTCGAAAAGGCTCGCGCGCGGGCCGCTCGGCACCCGCGCCGCCCTCGGCCTCCTCGGCTGCCTGGCCGAGGCGCTCTCCGCGCTGCACGTGCGCGGCGTTGTGCACAGGGACCTGAAGCCCTCGAACGTGCTTCTGTGCGACGGTGAGCTCGAGCGCGCCACCATCCTCGACCTCGGCATCGCGCGCTCCGAGGCCTCGTGCCCGATCACGGCCGCGGGCGTGCTCCCCGGGACGCCCCAGTACATGTCCCCCGAGCAGGTGCGCGGCGAGGGCGAGCTGGGCCCGAGCTCGGACATCTTCTCGCTCGGCTGCATCCTCTACGAATGCCTCGCGGGCAGGCCGCCGTTCCTCTCCGACGACGTGCGGTCGCTCTACGCGAAGATCCTCTTCGAGCCCCCGCCCGCGCTCACGCAGCTCAGGCCCGGGATCCCCGGGGCCGTCGAGGCGCTCGTGCTTCGCATGCTCGAGAAGGACCCTGCCAAGCGCCCCCCGAGCGCCGCGGCGCTGGTGAGCGAGCTGGGCGCCCTGTCGGGCACATCGGCGCCCGCGGATCCGTACTCGCCCGCGTGGAGCCGCATCGAGCAGCGGCTCGTGAGCGTGGTCATGGCGGCGCCTTCGCCGCGCACGAGCGGGGTGTTCTTCGAGCCGGCGTGGTCCGAGCGTCAAGCCGAGATGGGCGAGGCGATGCGCGCCGCGGCGGCTTCCATGGGCACGCGCGCCGAGGTGCTGGAGGACGGCTCGCTGCTCGCGACGATCTCGCAGGGGCGCGGCTCGGCGGCGGACGGGGCGGCGCTCGCGGCGCGTTGCGCGCTGCGGATCAAGGACCGCTGGCCCGAGGCCCTCGTCGTGATCACCACGGGCCGCGCGGTGCTCGGCGAGGGCTTGCCCATGGGCGAGGCGATCGATCGGGCGGTCGAGGAGATGCGCGCGCTGGCGAGCGGCGCGCCGCGGACTCCCAAGGGCTGCGTGCTCAGCGACGAGCTGACGGCGCGCCTCGTCTCCGGCCGCTTCCTCGCGCGCCGCCGCAATGGAGCGCGCGTTTACCTGCACGCGGAAGCGAGCGAGGCGGACGACGCGCGCCTCGTGCTCGGAAAAACCCTGCCCTGCGAGGGGCGGTCTCGCGAGATCGAGTCGATCGAGCGCGCGCGCGCGGCCTCTGCCGAGGACCGCTCGGCCGGGGCGATCGTGATCACGGCGCCGGCAGGCACGGGCAAGACGCGCATCCACCGCGAGCTCGTCCGCCGCATGGCCGCGCGGGGCGACGACGCCCTCGTGCTCGTGGGGCGCGGCGATCCGCTCGGCCCGACCTCGGCGTACGCGATGCTCGGCGACGCGCTACGGCGGCATTCAGGCGTCGTTCAGCTCCTCGACGAGCTGTCCGGGATGGCGCCGCCGGACGCGAAGGCGGCGGCGCCAAAGCGCCCCCCGCGCGCCGTTCGTGCGCAGATCGAGGCCGCTTTCCTCGACTGGTTGCGGGCCGAGTGCGACCGGCGGCCGGTGCTGCTCGTGCTCGAGGATCTGCACGGGGGCGATGCGCAGAGCGTCGGGCTCGTGGAGCGGGCTCTGTGCGAGCTTCACGATCGCCCGCTCTTCGTGCTCGGCCTCGCGCGGCCCGAGGTCGACGAGGTCTTCCCCCGGCTCTGGGAGAAGCACGCGCAGCGGATGCGCCTGTCGACGCTCGGCCGGCGCGCGGCGGAGCGGCTCGTGCGCGAGGCGCTCGGCAAGGGGACGGCCGAGGCGACGGTGGCCCGGATCGTCGATCAATCGGCGGGCAACCCGCTCTACCTCGAGGAGCTGGTGCGCGAGCACGCCGAGGGTCGGGGCGATCTCACGCCGGCGTCGCTGCTCGCGATGATGCAGGCGCAGCTCATGCGGCTCCCGCCCGAGGCGCGCCGGGTGCTGCGGGCCGCGAGCGTCCTCGGCGACAGGTTCTGGCGCGGCGGCGTGCTGGCGGTGATGGGCGAGGACGCGCGCGCGCACGCCGTCGACCGCTGGCTCGATGCGCTCGTGGAGGCGGAGCTGGTGCAGCGCCGGCGCCACAGCCACGTGACCGGCGACGTCGAGTACGGCATCGACCACGCCCTCGTGCGCGAGGCCGCCTACGAGCTGCTCACGGACGAGGATCGGCAAACGGGGCACCGCCGAGCGGCCGCGTGGCTCGAGGGCGCGGGGGACCAGGACCCGGCCGCGCTCGCCGAGCACTGGCTGCGCGCGGGTGAAGCGGCGCGCGCGCGGGCCTACCACGTGCGCGCCGCGGGCGAGGCGTTCGAGCGCAACGACCGCGAGGCGACGATCGCGCACACGCGGCGGGTCGAGCAGCTCAGCGGCGAAGGCGACACCGATCGCGGCATCGCGCGCGCCATGGCGTGCGTGATGCTCTACTGGCACAAGGACTGGACGGGGGCGCTCGCGGCAGGCTTCGAGGCCCTGTCGCTGCTCACGCCCGCGAGCCTGTGGTGGTGCCGCGTGGCGGGCGCGATGAGCATCATCACGGGCCTCGAGTCGCACGCCGACGCGTTCCCCCGGCTCGCCGCGCAGATCGTCTCCGCGCGCCCGGCCTCCGAGGTGCTCGGGGCCTACGCCGCCTCGCTCGGCCGGCTGCTCTGCCTCCTGGGCGTGCGGCTCGACCGGCAAACGGCGGCCGGGGTGCTCTCGCGCATGCGCGAGCTCGTCGAGGAGGTGGGCGCCGTCGATCCGGGCGCGCACGGCTGGGCGCGCTTCTCGGCGTACGAATACAGCCGCGCCACGACGCTCGAGCCGTTCACGCAGCTCGAGACCATCGAGGACGCGGCGCGGGCCTTCGAGGAGGCGGGCAACGTGCACATGCACGCGCTCGCCCGCGCGCGGGTCGGCGAGGCGCGCGCGGCCCTCGGGGCGCACGACGAGGCAGAGCGCCTCATGCGCGAGGCCCTGGAGCAGTGCGCGGGGTTCCGCGACACGCTCGCGACGATGGGCGTCCGCAGCCTGTTCGCGACGTTCCTCGTCGAGCGGGGCGGCTCCGAGAGGCGCGCGGAGGCGGAGCGGATCGCGCGCGAGCTCGTCGCGGAGACCGGCGTCTCGGGGTACGACGTGGGCCTGGCGCACGGGCTGCTCGCGAGAATCGCGCTCGCGGAGGACGACCTCGCGCGGGCCGAGGCCGAGGTCGAAGAGGGCATCGCGCGCCTCGCCCGCGCGCCGGTGCGGCGTCTATCGCTCCTCGCCACGCGCGTGCGCGTGCTGCTCGCGCGGGGGCGCGTGGCGCTCGCCGCAGAGCGCGCGAGGGAGGCGCTCGCCGAGCTCCGGAATCTCGGGGGCGCCGGCGCCGTGGAACTGGACCTCTGCGCCGCGGCCGCGGAGGCGCTGCTCGCGGTGGGTGACCTCCCGGGGCTGCGCGAGGTGCTCGCAGGCGCGCTCGAGGGCCTGCTTGCCGCCTTGCAAGACGTCCCCGAGGGCGACATGCAGGTTCGCCTGCTTCGTAATGTTCCGACAAACGCTCTGCTTCTGCGCCTGTCGCTCGCCTATTTGCCGGAGGAGACGGAGCGCGATTTCGCCTCGTTTTTGAGCGACGACGAGGCCGAGGAGAGCGCGGCCTAGAACATCGACGCTCTAGCTCCGGTGGCCCGCGGCCACGCACGCCGCGAAACCGAGCACCTTCGGCCCGTCCTTCGTGCCCGTGGGCGTCGGCTCCCACCCGCGCCCGAGCCTCGCCGCGAGCATTTCCTCGGCCGTCGGCTTGTGCTCCCAGACGGCGACCGCCGTCAATCCGCCCAGTCAGGTCGTGTCGTAGACCAGATACACGCCCGCCGGGTGTGCCATCACGACATCGTGCGTGTACTCGTCCTGCACGACGACATCCTCGACGATGCGCGGCGGCGTGAGCGCGAGCCCCCAGCGGACCACGTCCTCGAGCGTCCGCTGCGCCTCGACGAGCGCGCAGATCGCCCCGCGAACCTCGCCGCTGACCGTGACCCTCCACTCGATGTCCATCGCGCGCCTCGCCTCTCCCACGAGCTTACGCCGGGCGCCGCGACGGGTAAACGAGGAGAGCCCGCCCGCCATGAGCGCCCGCCCGGCCGCCTCCGGAGCCCCCGAGGCATTGATATGCGTCAATGTAGGTATGGACAGGAATGTGCACGAGGTGCCCGATGCCATGAAACGAGATCGGGCAATTCGACCCGCTGCGCAAACGCCGTGTTGCGCGACTGCGCAACCCTCTGTCGGACGCGAGGCACGGATCGAAGTCGAATTATCGATAGGAAATGCAGGCGAGCGGCGAGCGGCGAGCGGCGAGCGGCGAGCGGCGAGCGCGCTGCCATGGAATGCCGCGGGGCCGCGTCGCGGGGGGAAATCCCACCCAGCGTCGCAGCCCCGAGAGCATTCCTTCCGAGCCCGCCTCACGATGGCGAGCGAGCGGTCTGAACCGTCCTGTCCGTCCTAGCGGCTACGCCGGGACAGCGGCAGGAAGAACTGGCTTCCTTCGAGGACGGTCGCAGCGCCGCCCCGGCCGTACTCCGGGATGACCGCGAGCCGGCCCGCCACGATGATGCCGCTGCGCGCGAAGAGCGCCTGACTGGCGTCCTGCCGCTCACGCTCGCTGGCGCGGACCTCCGAGAGCTTGACCTCATGGATCTGCTGCAGGTCCTTGACGTTGAGGGTCTCGGCATCGAAGCTTGGACAGGGAGCCACGACGCACACGAGGTCATTGAACCGCGCCTTGTAGAACTCGCCGACGTACGCGACTCGCTGCGGCGCGATCCACGCCGAGCGAACGGTCAGGGTGCCATACCCGGTCGAGCCGCTGTCGAGGTCGCCGAAGAGCACGACGCGCGTATCTTCGCGACGCGGTCCGATCGCGTCACGCAGCGCGTTTTGCCCGAAGGCGTTATGGCGGAACCACGACAGATCGAGATCTGCGACGTAGCACTCGCTGCCGCGCGTGCCGTCGGCACATTCGGTCTCTGCCTGATTGACGGCCGACACGAAGTAGCCGCCGCACATCGGCGCCGCGCAACGCCGGACGTCGTAGCGCGCGGTGTAATAGGTCGCTGTGGTGACTGCTTCCGCGGTTTCCGCGGTGTCTTCCTCCAGATCCAGCTCTGGATCCAGGTCAGGGCCGGCGCAGCCGGCGGCGTAGAACGGTGAGCAAATGGCCAACGAGAAAAGTGCGAGGATGCGACGAGGTGACACGAGGACCTCCTGCCTCGACCGTTGAGCAAACGAGGTGCCGAGCCAGCGCGGCGCTTGTCGCATGGACAAACGCCGCGGTCGCGTGTCCTTTTCCGTCAGAATTTCCCGAGAAACGCGCGTAGGCTCGACTCCTGCGCGCGGCGCTGCGCGGCGCAGAGCGAGATGCCCTCGAGCGCCTGCGCGAGGTTACGCGGGCCGCCCACCAGCTCGGCGACGCGGTCCTTGAAGACCCGCGACACCGCCTCGCGATGCCCCTCGTCGCAGAACCCCTCGAAGCTCATCGGCATGTACCCCAGGGACTCGCCCGCGATGCGCCCGCGCAAGGCCGCGAAGTTCTTTTCAACGAACGCGAGCGACAGGTCGAGCGAGCGCTCGTCGCGCCACAGCATCCGCATCCTCTCACGCGGGTCGAGCTCGTCGCCGAGCATGAGCGCGAGCGACTCGTTCACGAGCGCGGGATCGCGGAAGCTCGCGAGGGCCGAGATCAAGGCATTGCGACGCTGCGTGTGGTTCGGCTTCTTCAGCTCCCCGCGGATGCGATCGAAGAGGGGCCGACCGCCGCGGCGCGCGGTGATCATGAGGGCCGTCGTCGCGATGTCCTGAGGCACCGCGGCGGGGTCGTCGAGCCAGCGCTGCGCGATCGTGGAGGCCTCGGCGATGAGGGGTTTGTCCTCGCCCCGCTCGGCGAGGAGCGCGAGCAGCGGCGGACGGAGCAGGGTCGTCTCCTCATCCTCCCCGGCGCGGGGAGAAAAGCCGAGCGCGTGGGTCCGCTTGCCGAACGTCTTCACGAGGAAGCGCGCGAAGTTCGGCCGCAGATCCTCGGGCAGCATGACCTCGCGCACGCCGAAGACGAGCCCGAGCGCGTTGCGTTCGAGGATCGGATTGGCGTCCTTCACGAGGCCGGGCACGAGGGCGAGCGCCTCGGACGCGGGCATCGCGCCGCTCGTGACGAGCGCATCGACGTCGCGCACGGCCGCCACGCGCTCGGGCAATGCGAGCGCGCCCTGTCCCTTGCCGAGGAGCGCCGAGAGCGCGTCGCGGCCATAAGCGGCCCGATAATACCCGTGCCCGCCCTCCTTCAGCGCGACCCACGCGGGGCATTGCTTGGCGCCGGGGAGCGGCAGCTCGGCGGTCTTCTTGTCGAGCAGCACGCAGGCGCGCCCGTCGGCCTTTTCGTTGCCATGGCGCAGACAGACCGGGAGCTGCCAGGTCTGCTCGGGCGCGCCGCGCGAGCCCGCCGGCAGCCAGCGCTCCTGCGAGAGCCGGACCGCGGGGGGTTTGCCCTTGTCGCATGCAATCTCGGCGCGCACGAGAGGAACGCCGGCCTGGTCGAGGAAGCTCGAGAACGCGGGCGCGATGTCCTTGCCGGCCTCGGCGCTGAGCGCCGCCAGAAAATCGGCAGATCTGGCGTTCTTGTGGGCGTGCGCGGCGAGATAGCGCTGAACGCCCTTCTGGAACTTCTCGGGCCCGATCCACGCCTCGAACATGCCGAGCAGCGCGGCGCCCTTCGAATACGTGATGGAGTCGAAGGCGTTGGCGATGTCGTCCTTCGTGTGGATCTCCTGGCGGACCTTGCGCGCGCTGAGGAGGCCGTCCTCGCTCATGGCCCAGGAGTGCGAGCCGATGCGGCGCGCGTCCTCGCGCCAGCCGGGCTCGAAGCGCTCGATGATCCGGCTGCTCATCCAGGTGGCGAATCCCTCGTTCAGCCAGATGTCTTCCCAGAAATCCATGGTGACGAGGTCGCCGAACCATTGATGCGCGAGCTCGTGCGCCATGGTGCCGGCAAAGCCGCGCTTCCAGCCGACGGTCTCCTCGTGCGGCAGGGCGAGCGAGCCGCTCGCGCCGTACGTGATGAGCCCCGGGTTCTCCATCGCGCCGAACGTGGCGAGGCGCGGGACGGCGACCACGTCGAGCTTCTCGTAAGGATATGCGCTGCCCAGGTAATCCTCGAGCAGGCCGAGCAGGGGCCCCGTGGTCTTTGCCGCATAACGCGCCTGCGCGCCCTTGCCGCGCGGGACGGCGATGCGCACCGCCGTCTTGTTGCGGCCCGCCTTGCCGGCGTCGATGAGATCGAACGGCCCGACCGCGAATGCGACGAGATAGCTCGGCAGGGGCTTCGTGGGCGCGAAGCGAACGAGCTTTTTGCCCCCGTCGGCGGGCGTCTCCGACACGGCGGGCGTGTTTCCGAGGGCAACCAGATCCTTGGGGACGCGCAGCGACAGCTCCCAGGGGACCTTGATGCCCGGATCGTCGATGCACGGGAAGACGCGCCGCGCGGCAATGGACTCGAACTGGGTGAAGACGTACGAGGCGCCGCCCTCGTCCTCGCGGAAAGCGCCGTGATCGTCGCGGGTCGAGATGGCGCCGCGATAGACGAGGTGCAGGCGGGCGGGGCCAGCGGCGGGGGGCGCGTCGAATGCGATTCCGATGACCTCGTCACCGCCCGGCACGACGCGGCCACGCAGCGACTGGCCGCTCGCTTCGAGCCGCGCCTCGTCGATGTC includes:
- a CDS encoding M1 family metallopeptidase, giving the protein MTHRIPILALVASLAACSAAPSTQPGPSAVPDSPEVTPAPTPSPAPKPPTGVRLPRTAVPTAYAATLTIVPGDDVLRGEIDISLSINEPTGVIWLNAVGLDIDEARLEASGQSLRGRVVPGGDEVIGIAFDAPPAAGPARLHLVYRGAISTRDDHGAFREDEGGASYVFTQFESIAARRVFPCIDDPGIKVPWELSLRVPKDLVALGNTPAVSETPADGGKKLVRFAPTKPLPSYLVAFAVGPFDLIDAGKAGRNKTAVRIAVPRGKGAQARYAAKTTGPLLGLLEDYLGSAYPYEKLDVVAVPRLATFGAMENPGLITYGASGSLALPHEETVGWKRGFAGTMAHELAHQWFGDLVTMDFWEDIWLNEGFATWMSSRIIERFEPGWREDARRIGSHSWAMSEDGLLSARKVRQEIHTKDDIANAFDSITYSKGAALLGMFEAWIGPEKFQKGVQRYLAAHAHKNARSADFLAALSAEAGKDIAPAFSSFLDQAGVPLVRAEIACDKGKPPAVRLSQERWLPAGSRGAPEQTWQLPVCLRHGNEKADGRACVLLDKKTAELPLPGAKQCPAWVALKEGGHGYYRAAYGRDALSALLGKGQGALALPERVAAVRDVDALVTSGAMPASEALALVPGLVKDANPILERNALGLVFGVREVMLPEDLRPNFARFLVKTFGKRTHALGFSPRAGEDEETTLLRPPLLALLAERGEDKPLIAEASTIAQRWLDDPAAVPQDIATTALMITARRGGRPLFDRIRGELKKPNHTQRRNALISALASFRDPALVNESLALMLGDELDPRERMRMLWRDERSLDLSLAFVEKNFAALRGRIAGESLGYMPMSFEGFCDEGHREAVSRVFKDRVAELVGGPRNLAQALEGISLCAAQRRAQESSLRAFLGKF